A window of Maioricimonas rarisocia genomic DNA:
GTAGCCGTAGTCGTTGTAGAGGTCCGCCGCGCGGGGCGTCTCCTTCAGGGCGCGACGATATTCGCGTTCGGCGGCGTCGACCTGGCCCTGCTGGTCATACAGGACGGCCAGCGGATGCGCGATCCCCTCCATGTCAGGACTGATCTCGCGAGCCCGTTTGAACTGCTCGATCGCGTGCCGGTCTTTTTCGTGGGCTGCCAGTTCGAGCGCAGTACGGCGGCAGGCTTCGGCCTTCATGTGGTCGTCGATTGCCTGCAGCTGTCGGTGTTCCGGCTCGTCCGGTTTCCGTGTCGCGGTTTTCGAGAAGTTCGCGCACCCGGAACCTGCCAGCATCATGGCCAGGATCGGCAGCGTGTATCGGAAGGTCATGCCTCAGGTCGCTCCGTGCAGGACGGCGTGATTCCGTGCGTGGGCAACGCTCTGGTGCTACGTCGTGCAAACGTCAGAAGAAACCGCCACCTCCGCCGATCCCGCCTCCAGTTCCTCCGACGCCTCCGCCGCCACCGAATCCTCCGCCGCCAGACCGGCCGCCCTGGAGATACTGGTTGTAGATCCGCGGGGCCTCGATGCCACGCACACCAACATGCTCCATGGGAGCCACGGTGACCCGCTGTTCGGCATCAGGGACACCTGCCTGGACGAGAAACTCAACGACCGCGGCCCGACGCTGCTGGTCAAGCCGATGTGACCGCTCGAGGGCGTCGTCGAGGCTCTCGTTATATCCCACCTGAGGCGGTTCGGCCTCAATGAGCACGGGGTCGGGCAGGTACGGCAGCTGGCTGGCGAGCTGCTTGAGATGCACTCGTCCCTTCGGTCCCAGCTCCGGACCGCCGGAGTACCATTCGTGCCGGGAAATGACGAAC
This region includes:
- a CDS encoding OmpA family protein; this translates as MIGRFAGQALIESSGVVLAERLHVADTWWSRLRGGHRARPAECGNERLPIRRTPDFSCEAIPAPPGTYVTQWNDAMICRARRHQFVISRHEWYSGGPELGPKGRVHLKQLASQLPYLPDPVLIEAEPPQVGYNESLDDALERSHRLDQQRRAAVVEFLVQAGVPDAEQRVTVAPMEHVGVRGIEAPRIYNQYLQGGRSGGGGFGGGGGVGGTGGGIGGGGGFF